The following proteins are co-located in the Pseudomonas synxantha genome:
- a CDS encoding FecR domain-containing protein codes for MTAVSAKPVSARVLDAAIAWQLSLDSGDGSAVEREEFAKWLASDEEHARAWRQLGMLDQRFSVASGPARAALLQSRQGIRQRVRKLGRGLASIVLVCGLALFAGERYVPIHYWLADQRTATGEQRTLKLADGTQINLNTHSAIDVRFDEKRRLIVLQEGEILVETGHDDARPFYVQTRDGSLRALGTRFIVKREDEATRLSVLQSAVAAQPTALHQEQVFKAGQQVLMRSDGLGPTSAVTPASDAWTRGMLVVDNARLGDVVNELSRYRAGYLGVDNDVAELRITGSFPLHDTTLALNALLPTLPVQIKQHTPWWVTVAAKP; via the coding sequence GTGACCGCCGTCAGTGCCAAACCGGTGTCAGCGCGGGTGCTGGATGCCGCGATTGCCTGGCAACTGTCCCTCGACTCGGGCGACGGCAGCGCGGTGGAACGCGAAGAGTTCGCCAAATGGCTGGCCAGCGATGAGGAACATGCCCGCGCCTGGCGCCAATTGGGCATGCTCGACCAGCGTTTCAGCGTGGCCTCGGGCCCGGCGCGGGCGGCATTGCTGCAATCGCGCCAAGGCATTCGCCAACGCGTGCGCAAGCTGGGCCGTGGCCTGGCGAGCATTGTGCTGGTGTGCGGCCTGGCGCTGTTTGCCGGCGAGCGGTACGTGCCGATCCACTATTGGCTGGCAGACCAGCGCACCGCCACCGGCGAGCAACGCACACTGAAACTGGCAGACGGCACGCAGATCAACCTCAACACCCATAGCGCCATTGATGTGCGCTTCGATGAAAAACGCCGGTTGATTGTGTTGCAGGAAGGCGAAATCCTCGTCGAAACCGGCCATGACGATGCACGCCCGTTCTATGTGCAAACCCGCGACGGCAGCCTGCGAGCGCTGGGCACGCGGTTTATCGTCAAGCGCGAAGACGAGGCCACGCGCCTGAGCGTATTGCAGTCCGCCGTGGCCGCCCAGCCTACGGCACTGCATCAGGAACAGGTGTTCAAGGCCGGCCAGCAGGTGCTGATGCGCAGCGACGGCCTGGGCCCGACATCGGCTGTCACCCCGGCCTCCGATGCCTGGACCCGCGGCATGCTGGTGGTCGACAACGCCCGCCTGGGGGATGTGGTCAATGAACTGAGTCGCTACCGCGCCGGCTACCTGGGTGTGGATAACGACGTGGCCGAGCTGCGTATCACCGGCAGCTTCCCCTTGCACGACACCACCCTGGCGTTGAACGCGCTGCTGCCGACCTTGCCCGTGCAGATCAAGCAGCACACGCCGTGGTGGGTGACCGTAGCTGCCAAGCCTTAG
- a CDS encoding TonB-dependent siderophore receptor, which produces MSRTLDTLLRPSLLALAIALGTPLTSTALAAAEQASSMRAYNLPAAPLAATLNQIASQAGLALTLNPTLAAGKTSAPVKGQFDAQGALREALRGTGLQLEQSSAGTYTLVPVPEGVVALPTTNITGQDSYESAWGPVEGYLAKRTAAGTKTDTALVEAPRSISVATREQMQDRNVQNLDDAVKYMPGIVSASYGSDTRYDWMRVRGFEPTQFLDGLPLPRGVYANPKAETWNLDRLALLRGPASSVYGQTPPGGLLDMVSRRPGAEQSSAIQVQYGSDNYRQINFASTGKIDDEGQFLYGLSGVVRDAGTQVDHIDNKRYNIAPSLTWNIDTDTKLTLLSQFTRDDTGATSQFLPIVGTKIKSPLGDVSHHKNLGDPDYEFYDRTYYALGYAFEHRFNDTWQFKQNLRYTKSELSFQQLTVGAYGWAPVDAAGNIDRSSTNVDENIGQLAVDNNFQADFATGDVTHTLLLGLDHQRTDTSYLSIYGQAGRVNIFNPVNTTPVERPARSGAFYDYNQKTIQTGLYVQDQMALDNWRLTLGGREDWVHQGTTYFNKNDATNTDRSKNFSGNAALSYVFDSGFVPYISYAESFQPASNASASPTESYKPTEGKQWELGIKYQPPGSNTLLSAAVYDLTQKNVLVSSFQSGGVSVTDQTGEVKVKGLELEAISDVTENLKVIAAYTLAKSEVQRGDFKGNRLQLMPNQQASLWTDYTWHTGALDGFGIGFGARYTGNTYGDQANTWAGKANAYTVFDGTVHYDLGRLDNSLKGASVKVNATNLFNKDYISTCDGSYCYFGDQRSVVASATYQW; this is translated from the coding sequence ATGTCCCGCACGCTAGACACCCTGTTGCGCCCCAGCCTGTTAGCCCTGGCCATCGCCCTCGGCACCCCGCTGACCAGCACCGCACTGGCCGCTGCTGAACAAGCCTCCAGCATGCGTGCCTACAACCTGCCGGCCGCGCCATTGGCCGCCACCCTGAACCAGATCGCCAGCCAGGCCGGCCTGGCGCTGACCCTCAACCCGACACTCGCCGCCGGCAAGACCTCGGCCCCGGTCAAGGGCCAGTTCGATGCGCAGGGCGCGTTGCGTGAAGCGTTGCGCGGTACTGGCTTGCAGTTGGAACAAAGCAGTGCGGGCACTTACACCTTGGTGCCGGTTCCGGAAGGCGTCGTCGCCTTGCCGACTACCAATATCACCGGCCAGGACAGCTATGAGAGCGCTTGGGGCCCGGTGGAGGGCTACCTCGCAAAGCGCACCGCCGCCGGCACCAAGACCGATACAGCGTTGGTCGAGGCACCGCGCTCGATCTCGGTGGCCACCCGCGAGCAGATGCAGGACCGTAACGTCCAGAACCTGGACGACGCAGTCAAATACATGCCCGGCATCGTGTCCGCCAGCTACGGCAGCGACACCCGTTACGACTGGATGCGCGTACGCGGCTTCGAGCCGACGCAATTCCTCGATGGCCTGCCGCTGCCACGCGGGGTGTATGCCAACCCTAAAGCCGAAACGTGGAATCTGGATCGCCTCGCCTTGCTGCGCGGCCCGGCCTCGTCGGTCTACGGCCAGACCCCACCGGGCGGCCTGCTGGACATGGTCAGCCGTCGTCCCGGCGCCGAACAGAGCAGCGCCATCCAGGTGCAATACGGCAGCGACAATTATCGCCAGATCAACTTCGCCAGCACCGGCAAGATTGATGACGAAGGCCAGTTTCTCTATGGCCTCAGCGGCGTGGTACGTGATGCCGGTACGCAGGTCGACCATATCGACAACAAACGCTACAACATCGCGCCCAGCCTGACCTGGAACATCGATACCGATACCAAGCTGACCTTGCTGTCGCAGTTCACCCGTGACGATACCGGTGCCACCAGCCAGTTTCTGCCGATAGTCGGCACCAAGATCAAGTCGCCACTGGGTGACGTTTCGCATCATAAGAACCTGGGCGATCCGGATTACGAGTTCTACGACCGTACCTATTACGCACTCGGCTACGCATTCGAGCACCGTTTTAACGATACCTGGCAGTTCAAACAGAATCTTCGTTACACCAAATCAGAATTGTCGTTCCAGCAATTAACCGTAGGTGCCTATGGCTGGGCGCCGGTGGACGCTGCGGGCAATATCGACCGCTCGTCGACCAATGTGGACGAGAACATCGGACAATTGGCGGTAGATAACAACTTTCAGGCCGATTTCGCCACCGGTGACGTCACCCACACCCTTCTGCTCGGACTGGACCACCAGCGTACCGATACCTCGTACTTGTCGATTTACGGGCAGGCCGGAAGAGTCAACATCTTCAACCCGGTCAACACCACGCCGGTTGAACGCCCCGCACGCTCCGGCGCTTTCTACGACTACAACCAGAAAACCATCCAGACCGGCCTCTACGTCCAGGACCAGATGGCTCTTGATAACTGGCGCCTGACCCTGGGCGGCCGTGAAGACTGGGTGCACCAAGGCACCACGTACTTCAACAAAAACGACGCGACCAATACTGACCGCAGCAAGAATTTCAGCGGTAATGCGGCACTGAGCTACGTGTTCGACTCGGGCTTCGTACCGTATATCTCCTACGCCGAATCTTTCCAGCCGGCGAGCAATGCCAGCGCTTCACCTACAGAGTCCTATAAACCCACCGAGGGCAAGCAGTGGGAATTGGGGATCAAATACCAACCGCCGGGCTCGAACACGCTGCTCAGTGCCGCGGTGTATGACCTGACCCAGAAGAACGTTCTGGTCAGCAGTTTCCAGTCCGGTGGAGTGTCTGTCACCGACCAGACCGGCGAAGTGAAGGTCAAAGGCCTGGAGCTGGAAGCCATCTCTGACGTCACCGAAAACCTCAAGGTGATCGCGGCGTATACCCTGGCCAAATCCGAAGTGCAAAGAGGCGACTTCAAAGGCAACCGCCTGCAACTGATGCCCAACCAGCAAGCATCCCTGTGGACCGACTACACCTGGCACACTGGCGCGCTCGACGGTTTCGGCATTGGTTTTGGCGCCCGCTACACCGGCAATACCTACGGCGACCAGGCCAATACCTGGGCCGGCAAAGCCAACGCCTACACGGTGTTCGACGGCACCGTGCACTACGACCTCGGCCGCCTGGACAATAGCCTCAAGGGGGCGTCGGTAAAAGTGAACGCGACCAACCTGTTCAACAAGGATTACATTTCCACCTGCGACGGTTCCTACTGCTACTTCGGCGACCAACGCAGCGTAGTCGCCAGCGCCACGTACCAGTGGTAA
- a CDS encoding PepSY-associated TM helix domain-containing protein — MKSKTIRRWSFIHTWTSLICTVFLLLLALTGLPLVFHHEIDHLLGNEPELAQMPADTPRLNLEQLVAKAQAHRPGEAMQYLAWDEDDKNGVIAIMAATAGTEPNSSHTFMLDARTGETVEMPSANGGLTLFLLRLHVDMFAGLPGKLLLAFMGILFVLAIISGTVLYLPFMRRLKFATVRQDKSTRLRWLDLHNLIGVVTLTWALVVGVTGVISACADLLIAAWRQDSLSAMVEPYKNAAPLTHRAPATELLSIAARAAPGMEPDFIAFPGTRFSSEHHYAVFMKGSTHLTSHLLTPVLIDASTLAVTAIAERPWYMDAMGLSQPLHFGDYGGMPMKILWAVLDVLTIVVLVSGIYLWIVRRKAAKV, encoded by the coding sequence ATGAAAAGCAAAACCATCCGCCGCTGGTCCTTCATCCACACCTGGACCAGCCTGATCTGCACCGTATTCCTGCTGCTGCTCGCCCTCACTGGCCTGCCGCTGGTGTTCCACCATGAGATCGACCATCTGCTGGGCAACGAGCCCGAGTTGGCGCAGATGCCCGCCGATACTCCCCGGCTCAACCTTGAGCAGCTTGTGGCCAAGGCCCAGGCTCATCGTCCCGGCGAGGCCATGCAGTACCTGGCCTGGGACGAAGACGACAAGAATGGCGTGATCGCGATCATGGCGGCCACGGCAGGCACCGAGCCGAATTCGTCCCATACCTTCATGCTCGATGCCCGAACCGGCGAAACGGTCGAAATGCCCTCGGCCAATGGCGGCCTTACCCTGTTCCTGCTGCGCCTGCATGTGGATATGTTCGCCGGCCTGCCGGGCAAGTTGCTGCTGGCATTCATGGGTATTCTGTTTGTGCTGGCGATTATTTCGGGCACGGTGTTGTACCTGCCGTTCATGCGCCGCTTGAAATTCGCCACCGTGCGCCAGGACAAGTCCACCCGCCTGCGCTGGCTCGACCTGCACAACCTGATCGGCGTAGTCACCCTGACCTGGGCGCTGGTCGTGGGCGTGACCGGCGTGATCAGTGCCTGCGCCGACCTGCTCATCGCCGCCTGGCGTCAGGACAGCCTCAGCGCCATGGTCGAACCCTACAAGAACGCCGCGCCGCTGACCCATCGCGCACCGGCCACCGAACTGCTGAGCATTGCTGCCAGAGCCGCGCCCGGTATGGAACCGGACTTTATCGCCTTCCCCGGCACGCGTTTTTCCAGTGAACACCACTACGCCGTGTTCATGAAGGGCAGCACCCACCTGACTTCCCATCTGCTCACGCCAGTGCTGATAGACGCCAGCACCCTGGCCGTTACCGCCATCGCCGAACGACCGTGGTACATGGACGCCATGGGTTTGTCCCAACCGTTGCACTTCGGTGATTACGGCGGCATGCCGATGAAGATCCTGTGGGCGGTGCTGGATGTGCTGACCATCGTAGTACTGGTAAGCGGGATTTACCTGTGGATCGTGCGGCGCAAGGCGGCCAAGGTATGA
- a CDS encoding glutathione S-transferase yields MSAPSMTLFHNPASPFVRKVRVLLIETGQQDRVALHACLPTPVNPDAQVVQGNPVGKIPALRLADGSVLHDSRVILDYFDHQHVGNPLIPRDGSARWRRLTLASMADGIMDAAVLVRYETAMRPVEKHWDQWLNEQRNKIRRALAELEQDAIAELASHFDIAAISVACALGYLDFRHPDLQWRTDNPKLAAWYAEVSQRPSMLQTQPPI; encoded by the coding sequence ATGTCCGCCCCCAGCATGACCTTGTTCCACAACCCCGCTTCACCCTTCGTACGCAAAGTCCGCGTGCTGCTGATCGAGACCGGCCAGCAGGACCGCGTGGCCCTGCACGCTTGCCTGCCGACCCCGGTCAACCCGGATGCCCAAGTGGTGCAAGGCAACCCCGTGGGCAAGATCCCGGCCCTGCGCCTGGCAGACGGTTCGGTGCTGCACGACAGCCGGGTGATCCTCGATTACTTCGATCACCAGCACGTCGGCAACCCGCTGATCCCCCGCGATGGTTCGGCCCGCTGGCGGCGCCTGACCCTGGCCTCGATGGCCGACGGCATCATGGACGCCGCCGTGCTGGTGCGTTACGAGACCGCCATGCGTCCGGTGGAAAAACACTGGGACCAATGGCTGAATGAACAGCGCAACAAGATCCGTCGTGCCCTTGCCGAGCTGGAACAGGACGCGATTGCCGAACTGGCCAGCCACTTCGACATCGCCGCCATCAGCGTGGCCTGTGCCCTGGGTTACCTGGACTTCCGCCACCCGGACCTGCAATGGCGCACGGATAACCCCAAGCTCGCCGCCTGGTACGCCGAGGTCAGCCAGCGGCCTTCGATGCTGCAGACCCAGCCGCCCATCTAA
- the creD gene encoding cell envelope integrity protein CreD translates to MNRSLLFKLGAIALLILLLLIPLLMISGIISDRQQLRDGVLMDIARSSSYAQRLAGPVMVVPYRKTVREWKLNEKLNKRYEETREERGRLYFLPDRFELDGKVQTELRSRGIYQARLFHADNRISGRFELPAQLGITENFADYRFEPAFLAVGISDIRGIENALKLELGDQRLEFSPGSQVDWLGEGVHVTLPEQDGKQPAVLEFAFDLRLQGTEQLQVVPVGKASQVSLASNWPHPSFIGNFLPAQRDVTDKGFTAGWQTSFFSTNLEQALQSCLDGQGCEDFTNRSFGVNFIDPVDQYLKSDRAIKYALLFIALTFAGFFLFEVLKSLAVHPVQYALVGVALAFFYLLLLSLSEHVGFALAYLISASACVLLIGFYVCHVLRSVTHGLGFSAGLAALYGLLYGLLSAEDYALLMGSLLLFGLLGTVMVLTRKLDWYGVGKRKVEEEQ, encoded by the coding sequence ATGAACCGCAGCCTGCTTTTCAAACTTGGCGCGATTGCGCTACTGATCCTGCTGTTGTTGATTCCACTACTGATGATCAGCGGCATCATCAGCGACCGCCAGCAACTGCGCGACGGCGTCTTGATGGACATTGCCCGCAGTTCCAGCTACGCCCAGCGCCTGGCCGGGCCGGTCATGGTGGTGCCGTATCGCAAGACCGTGCGCGAATGGAAGCTCAATGAAAAGCTCAACAAACGCTATGAAGAAACCCGTGAAGAGCGCGGTCGTCTGTATTTCCTGCCGGACCGCTTTGAACTTGACGGCAAAGTGCAAACCGAACTGCGTTCACGAGGCATCTACCAGGCGCGGCTGTTTCACGCCGACAACCGTATCAGCGGGCGTTTCGAGTTGCCTGCGCAGTTGGGCATCACGGAAAACTTTGCCGATTACCGTTTTGAACCGGCGTTCCTGGCGGTGGGTATCAGCGATATTCGCGGGATTGAAAACGCCCTGAAGCTGGAACTGGGTGACCAACGCCTGGAATTTTCGCCGGGCTCCCAAGTGGACTGGCTGGGCGAGGGCGTGCATGTGACGTTGCCGGAGCAGGACGGTAAGCAACCTGCGGTACTGGAGTTCGCCTTCGACCTGCGCCTGCAAGGCACCGAACAACTGCAAGTGGTGCCGGTGGGCAAGGCCAGCCAAGTTTCGCTGGCGTCCAATTGGCCGCACCCGAGTTTTATCGGCAACTTCCTGCCAGCTCAACGTGACGTCACCGACAAAGGCTTTACCGCTGGTTGGCAGACCTCATTCTTCTCCACCAACCTGGAGCAGGCCCTGCAAAGCTGCCTGGACGGGCAAGGCTGTGAAGACTTCACCAACCGCAGCTTTGGCGTGAACTTCATCGACCCGGTGGACCAGTACCTCAAGAGCGACCGTGCGATCAAGTATGCGCTGCTGTTTATCGCCCTGACCTTTGCCGGCTTTTTCCTGTTCGAAGTGCTCAAGAGCCTGGCGGTGCACCCGGTCCAGTATGCGTTGGTGGGCGTCGCACTGGCGTTCTTCTATCTGCTGCTGTTGTCGTTGTCCGAGCATGTGGGCTTTGCCCTGGCGTACCTGATATCCGCCAGCGCCTGCGTATTGCTGATCGGTTTCTACGTGTGCCATGTGCTGCGCAGCGTCACTCATGGCTTGGGGTTCTCGGCTGGGCTGGCGGCATTGTATGGCTTGCTTTACGGGCTGCTGAGTGCCGAGGATTACGCGCTGCTGATGGGCTCGCTGTTGCTGTTTGGCCTGCTGGGCACGGTGATGGTGCTGACGCGCAAGCTGGATTGGTATGGGGTGGGCAAGCGCAAGGTGGAGGAGGAGCAATGA
- the creC gene encoding two-component system sensor histidine kinase CreC codes for MRLGLRIFLVYALFIGLTGYFVLNTVMKEIRPGVRQSTEETLVDTANLLAEILREDVKNGTLGQSHWPALLKAYGSRQPGATIWGLPKNQVNHRIYVTDAKGTVLLDSTGEAVGQDYSKWNDVYLTLRGEYGARSTRSTVEDPASSVMHVGAPIRDNGQIIGVVTVAKPNSSLQPYVDRTERRLLWYGAGLVVLGLLLGAVLSWWLSVALRRLTAYAEAVSEGRRAELPHYRGGELKQLSTAVEHMRTQLEGKAYVERYVHTLTHELKSPLAAIRGAAELLQGDMSREQQQRFVGNIDSESARLQQLIERLLNLAQVEQRQGLEEQSSIPLAALVEDVLKAQCARIEGAGLHVEQAIAADVKVFGEPFLLRQALGNLLDNALDFTPPGGALRFSAQVRHNDVQVSLFNQADAIPDYALPRLSERFYSLPRPASGRKSTGLGLNFVEEVMKLHGGSLQIGNVPGGVQAVLHLHTVSTLPT; via the coding sequence ATGCGCCTGGGGCTGCGGATCTTCCTGGTGTATGCGCTGTTTATCGGGCTGACTGGTTACTTTGTGCTCAATACGGTGATGAAGGAAATCCGCCCCGGCGTGCGCCAGTCCACCGAAGAAACCCTGGTGGACACCGCCAACCTGCTGGCTGAAATCCTGCGCGAAGATGTGAAGAACGGCACTCTCGGCCAGAGTCATTGGCCGGCGCTGCTCAAGGCCTATGGCAGTCGCCAGCCGGGAGCGACGATCTGGGGTCTACCGAAAAACCAGGTCAACCACCGCATCTACGTCACCGATGCCAAGGGCACGGTGCTGCTCGACTCCACGGGCGAAGCGGTGGGCCAGGACTATTCGAAATGGAACGACGTGTACCTGACCCTGCGCGGCGAATACGGTGCGCGCTCCACCCGCAGCACTGTGGAGGATCCAGCCTCATCGGTGATGCACGTGGGCGCGCCGATTCGCGATAACGGCCAGATTATCGGCGTGGTCACCGTGGCCAAGCCCAACAGCTCATTGCAACCCTATGTGGACCGCACCGAGCGCCGCCTGCTGTGGTACGGCGCCGGGCTGGTGGTGCTCGGCTTGCTGCTGGGGGCTGTGTTGTCATGGTGGTTGAGCGTGGCGCTGCGGCGGTTGACGGCTTACGCCGAGGCGGTCAGCGAAGGGCGGCGCGCCGAGTTGCCCCATTATCGGGGCGGCGAGTTGAAGCAGTTGTCCACCGCCGTGGAGCACATGCGCACGCAGTTGGAGGGAAAGGCTTACGTCGAGCGTTACGTGCACACCCTGACCCATGAACTGAAAAGCCCGTTGGCGGCGATTCGCGGCGCGGCGGAGCTGTTGCAGGGCGATATGAGCCGTGAACAGCAGCAGCGTTTTGTCGGCAACATCGATAGCGAGAGTGCGCGCCTGCAGCAGTTGATCGAGCGCTTGCTCAACCTGGCCCAGGTGGAGCAACGCCAGGGGCTGGAAGAACAGTCGAGCATCCCGCTGGCGGCCTTGGTCGAGGACGTACTCAAGGCTCAGTGTGCGCGGATCGAAGGCGCCGGCTTGCACGTCGAGCAGGCGATTGCCGCCGACGTGAAGGTGTTTGGCGAACCCTTCCTGCTGCGTCAGGCCCTGGGCAATCTGCTGGACAACGCCCTGGATTTCACCCCGCCCGGTGGTGCGCTGCGGTTCAGTGCGCAGGTGCGGCATAACGATGTGCAAGTCAGCCTGTTCAACCAGGCCGATGCCATTCCCGACTACGCCTTGCCGCGTTTGAGCGAGCGCTTCTACTCGTTGCCACGTCCGGCCAGCGGGCGCAAAAGCACTGGGCTGGGCCTCAACTTTGTCGAGGAAGTCATGAAGCTGCACGGCGGCTCGTTGCAGATCGGCAATGTGCCTGGCGGTGTGCAAGCGGTGCTGCATCTCCACACAGTCTCCACATTACCCACATAA
- the creB gene encoding two-component system response regulator CreB: MPHILIVEDEAAIADTLIFALQGEGFTTTWLTLGQAALEHQRQSPADLIILDIGLPDITGFETCKQLRRFSEVPVMFLSARDAEIDRVVGLEIGADDYVVKPFSPREVAARVRAILKRVGPGVAPTLFQVDLERMQINYRGHPLSLTRHEFRLLQSLLEQPERVFSREQLLDAVGVPADAGYERNIDSHIKSLRSKLRSVAADAEPIQTHRGLGYSYSPSNG, encoded by the coding sequence ATGCCGCACATTCTGATTGTCGAAGACGAAGCGGCAATAGCCGACACGCTGATCTTTGCCTTGCAAGGCGAGGGCTTCACCACCACCTGGCTGACCCTTGGCCAGGCTGCGCTGGAGCATCAGCGCCAGAGCCCGGCCGACCTGATCATCCTCGACATCGGCCTGCCGGACATCACCGGCTTTGAAACCTGCAAGCAACTGCGTCGTTTCAGTGAAGTGCCGGTGATGTTCCTCAGTGCGCGGGATGCCGAGATCGATCGTGTGGTAGGGCTGGAAATCGGTGCCGACGATTATGTGGTCAAGCCCTTCAGCCCACGGGAAGTGGCGGCGCGGGTCCGGGCGATCCTCAAGCGGGTCGGCCCTGGCGTGGCGCCGACGCTGTTCCAGGTCGACCTGGAGCGCATGCAGATCAACTATCGCGGGCACCCCTTGAGCCTCACACGCCATGAATTCCGCCTGCTGCAAAGCCTGCTGGAACAACCCGAGCGCGTGTTCAGTCGCGAACAATTGCTGGACGCTGTGGGTGTGCCGGCCGATGCGGGTTACGAGCGCAATATCGACAGCCATATCAAAAGCCTGCGCAGCAAACTGCGTAGCGTGGCGGCGGACGCCGAGCCGATCCAGACTCACCGCGGCCTCGGCTACAGTTACAGCCCGAGCAACGGCTGA
- a CDS encoding ATP-dependent zinc protease, whose product MKLLFASLALVALPVMAAEPILYGRYEYIQLPEIGETFKAKMDTGALTASLSARDIETFTRDGDDWVRFRLGGKDAGNKVYEHKVSRISKIKSRADEDDDKDEPAVAKRPVVDLEMCLGNVKRTVEVNLTDRSSFNYPLLIGAKALREFGAAVNPARRYTADKPDC is encoded by the coding sequence GTGAAACTGTTATTTGCCTCCCTAGCTCTAGTGGCCCTGCCTGTCATGGCCGCTGAACCGATCCTCTATGGTCGCTACGAATACATTCAGTTGCCGGAGATCGGCGAAACCTTCAAGGCCAAGATGGACACCGGTGCGCTGACCGCCTCATTGTCGGCCCGGGACATCGAGACCTTCACCCGCGATGGCGATGATTGGGTACGCTTCCGCCTCGGCGGCAAGGACGCCGGCAACAAGGTCTACGAGCATAAGGTGTCGCGCATCAGCAAGATCAAGAGCCGTGCCGACGAAGACGATGACAAGGACGAACCTGCCGTGGCCAAGCGCCCGGTAGTCGATCTGGAAATGTGCCTGGGCAACGTCAAGCGCACCGTCGAGGTCAACCTCACCGACCGCAGCAGCTTCAATTACCCGCTGCTGATCGGCGCCAAGGCCCTGCGTGAATTTGGCGCGGCGGTGAACCCGGCACGTCGTTACACTGCCGACAAACCGGACTGCTGA
- a CDS encoding acyltransferase, protein MRRLLTGCFVTLLLLLNTLVLFGPLMVFALLKLVAPGRFRDYMSWAVMWIAETWAEIDKLIFSLCIPTQWDIRGGDELRSDTSYLVISNHQSWVDIPALIQALNRRTPFFKFFLKKELIWVPFLGLAWWALDYPFMKRYTKAFLAKHPELAGQDLKITKEACELFKRQPVTVVNYLEGTRFNATKHKQQNSPFTRLLKPKAGGVAFVLAAMGEQLDAVLDVTVVYPQQKIPGFWDLISGAVPKVIIDIRTRDLDPALWQGDYENDPAFRQTVQNWVNQLWMEKDQRLQEFFK, encoded by the coding sequence ATGCGCCGCCTGCTCACCGGCTGTTTTGTCACACTGCTGCTATTGCTCAACACCCTGGTGCTGTTCGGGCCGCTGATGGTGTTTGCCCTGCTCAAGCTGGTGGCCCCGGGTCGCTTTCGCGACTACATGTCCTGGGCGGTGATGTGGATCGCCGAGACCTGGGCCGAGATCGACAAGCTGATCTTTTCGCTGTGCATCCCGACCCAATGGGACATCCGTGGTGGCGACGAACTGCGCAGTGATACCTCCTACCTCGTCATCAGCAACCACCAGTCCTGGGTCGATATTCCGGCGTTGATCCAGGCACTGAACCGGCGCACGCCGTTCTTCAAGTTCTTCCTGAAAAAAGAGCTGATCTGGGTGCCCTTCCTCGGCCTGGCCTGGTGGGCGCTGGACTACCCGTTCATGAAGCGCTACACCAAGGCGTTCCTGGCCAAGCACCCGGAACTGGCGGGGCAGGACTTGAAGATCACCAAAGAGGCCTGCGAGCTGTTCAAGCGCCAGCCGGTGACGGTGGTCAATTACCTGGAAGGTACGCGCTTCAACGCGACCAAGCACAAACAGCAGAATTCACCTTTTACACGCCTGCTCAAACCCAAGGCGGGCGGCGTGGCATTTGTACTGGCGGCGATGGGCGAACAGCTGGATGCGGTACTTGATGTGACCGTGGTCTATCCACAGCAAAAGATTCCAGGGTTCTGGGACTTGATCAGCGGCGCGGTGCCGAAGGTGATCATTGATATCCGCACTCGCGATTTGGACCCGGCGTTATGGCAGGGGGACTATGAGAATGATCCGGCGTTTCGCCAGACTGTCCAGAACTGGGTGAACCAGCTCTGGATGGAGAAAGACCAACGCCTTCAAGAGTTCTTCAAATGA
- a CDS encoding DUF2780 domain-containing protein, whose product MKISRGFALSCLMTLASGPLFAAGFNLGDAANAISGMQGGNNKAAAAAPSSETAGLLSALTSQLNITPEQAVGGTGAMLGLAKNKLSGNDFSQLGNSVPGLDQLSGNNALGSLGALSGMLGQTGGSKTSGLDGLLGNVKNTNDLNTAFSALGMDSGMVSQFAPVILQYLGGQGASNSVLSKLAQAWGTGS is encoded by the coding sequence ATGAAGATTTCACGCGGTTTCGCCCTTTCCTGCCTGATGACCCTGGCATCTGGCCCGCTGTTTGCGGCGGGTTTCAACCTTGGTGACGCCGCCAATGCCATTTCTGGCATGCAAGGGGGCAATAACAAGGCCGCAGCCGCTGCACCGTCGTCCGAGACGGCCGGTTTGCTCAGCGCATTGACCTCGCAACTCAATATCACACCCGAACAGGCAGTCGGCGGTACGGGCGCCATGCTGGGCCTGGCCAAGAACAAACTGAGCGGCAACGACTTTTCGCAGCTAGGCAACAGCGTGCCCGGCCTCGACCAGCTCTCTGGGAACAACGCATTGGGTAGCCTCGGCGCATTGAGCGGCATGCTCGGCCAGACCGGTGGCAGCAAGACCAGCGGCCTTGATGGTTTGCTGGGTAACGTGAAGAACACCAACGACCTGAATACGGCGTTCAGTGCGCTGGGTATGGACAGTGGGATGGTCAGCCAGTTTGCGCCGGTGATCCTGCAATACTTGGGTGGCCAGGGCGCCAGCAATTCAGTGTTGAGCAAGCTGGCCCAAGCGTGGGGTACGGGTAGTTAG